The uncultured Paludibaculum sp. sequence TCCGAGGTGCTGCTGCGCCGCCCGGACATCCTGGCGGCGGAGCATCAGTTGAGGGCCGCCTACGCCAACATCGGCGCCGCCCGGGCGGCTTACTTCCCCCGCATCGCGCTCACCGCGGGGACGGGACTGATGAGCAGCGACCTATCCAAGCTGTTCAACTCCACGGCGGGCACCTGGAACTTCGCTCCGCAGGTGGCGATCCCGCTGTTTGACTACGGCACCCGCAAGGCGAACGTCAAGGTGGCCGAGGTTGATCGGGATCTCGCGGTAGCGGAGTATGAGAAAGCGATCCAAGCAGCATTTCGCGAGGTGAGCGACTCTCTGAGCCAGCGGACTCGACTGATGGAGCAGCAGCAGGCGCAACAGGCCCTGGTGGACACACTGGAGCAGACTTACCGCTTGTCCGAGGCCCGCTACAAGGCAGGCCTCGACAGCTATCTGAGTGTACTGGTGGCACAGCGCGCGCTCTATGGAGGCCAGCAAGGGCTGGTCGGGCTACGCCTGGCCCGACTGGGCAACCTGGTCACGCTGTACAAGGCCCTGGGCGGCGGGGCGTAGGCCCAACGGACTGAGGCGGGCGCCTGAGGGACTCGTCGCTGTTCTTTCTTCTGCTCCGGCTCCATCATTGAGGGCAAGGAGCGGTGTATGCGCGAACGAGTGGTCGCCAGTTCGATCATGATTCTGGCCGTCGTGTTCGGGGTGGGTTCCCTGGCCCTGTTCATCGGGTTCCCCGTGGGGTCAGTGGAAGCCACCACGACTCGATGGCCGCTTGTCGGCATTCTCTTGTGGGATGGTCTGCTATCCCTTGTCTTCTTCCTGCAACACAGCGGGATGGTACGCCGGCAGTTTCGCGCCAAAGTTGCCGGCGTCATTCCGCCGCCGTATTACCGGGCGGTGTACACGATCGCTACCGGAGTCGTGCTGGCCGGCGTTGTCGTACTTTGGCAGCCTTCCAGAGATCACTTACTTTTAGTCCCGGGACCTCTTAGCTGGGCGGCCCGAGCCCTGATCCTCGGGGCCGTCGCACTGTTCCTATGGGGTGCCTTCACACTGCGAGACCTCGATCTATTCGGCCTCGGCTCCATCAGGATGCACCTGCGAGGTGGGGCCGAGCCGGCGCCCGTGTTCATCGTCCGCGGCCCCTATCGCTGGGTGCGCCATCCCTGGTACCTCGGTGCGATCCTGCTTTTCTGGTCGTCCACCGACATTACCTCCGACCGCTTGCTCTTCAACATCTTGTGGACCGGATGGATCTACGTCGCTACCCGGTGGGAAGAGGCCGACCTGCTGAAGGACTTCGGGTGCGCGTACGAGGCGTACCGCCGGCAGGTGCCGATGCTTATCCCCTGGCGCCGTCCATATGCGGCCAGCCCGGCCGCCGCCGCCCAATAGGACGGTCACTCTTCACACACCACGAGTCAGAGCTATTGGAGTCGAGGGGGATCGTGAAGATGGCGCGGCCCGGTCCGGTCAGTTGATGTCCGCAACCCGCGCCGGCCGAGGCCCTACTGGCCCAGTTGGGGGAGGTGCGAGGCGGTGATTTCCACGGACGTTCCGGGCTGGCGCAGTCCGCCGATGAGAGGCAGCAACTCCCTCACTCTCTGGTCTCGCATCCACAGCCCGCCCCAGACCAGCGTGCCCATCATCACGGGAAAGAGAACCGGAAACCACGGTGCGCCAACACGTACATGGGTGGCCACCGCGCCGCCCAGGTAGCCCGTGAGCAGCAGCGCGCCCAACAGCGAGGTGCGTGGGACGACATAGAGGATCGTGCAAACCGTGAGGACGATGCCCAGCGGAATGATGACATTCTCGGCGTAACCGAGTTGCAGGGTTCCTTCCAGCACCGGCGCGGGCTTGAACAGCTTAGCCACGCCGTCGGCCAGAAGGAAGAGGGAGGCCAGACCGCTCATCGCGCGGCCGGCCCAGAGTCTGCCCCGAGAGACAGAAGTGCTGGTGGTGTTGAATTCCATGACAGTCTCCTTTTCTACTTTCGTTTGCTCGCATCGCCGACTTCGGCGTTGAACTTCACGGCCGCCCGGATCCACTGCCGTACTGGGAATTTGGCGAGATCGCTCAACGCGCTCAACTTCACGTGACGGACACTGCCGCCCTCCCCTTCCAGCAGTCCCGCCGGATCCGGCAGCGACGGGCCGTGCCAGAATCCCAGCGTGACGTGGCGGCTGGCCGGCTTGAACAGGACGAATGGGCCACCGTGGTCCCAGATGGGATGACCCCATTTGATGAGGCGGGTAGCAGAGGGAGCCTCCTCCGCAACAAGGCTGCACAGCGCCTCGAAGATCTCCCTTTGCCAGGGATCGAGGCGCGCAGCCCAGGCTTCGACAGCATCCGGTTGAACCGCCGCAGGTGGTTTCGAATCTCGTTTCATTGGGGGACTCCGTTCACGCGGCGGACGCCGCAGGGCAGACGTCCGCTCCGAACATGGGCCGGATTTCGCATTCGCCTTCGTAGCTCGGCCCAAGGGTTGCCAGGTGAAGCTGCATCATGATGCAGCCCTGTTCGATGGCCTCTTCCCTGGTCTTCGCTTCGAGGATGGCAAAGCCGGCGATCAGCTCCTTGGTTTCGGCAAACGGGCCGTCGAGGATCGCGAGCGCCCCATTCTTCGCCTGTACACGCGCGCCCTGGGAACTAGGCGAAAGACCGCCCGCAGCCACGACCACGCCGGATCGCACCCCCTCTTCGGTCAGTTTGCCCACGGCCGCCATCAGTTCTGGATTGGGCGGCAAGCCAGCCTCGGACTCCTGGGTGGCCTTAATCATCATCATGAATCGCATCGATTGATCTCCGTTTCCTTGCATCCGCGCTCTACCTGGACGTCGAACGAAGATCTGGAGGATCGACAGGAGGGGTGTGATTTTTTTCTGGCGAACCGGGTGGAGGCAGAGGCGCTCAGCCAGGATGCTGACGTCGCGTGGTTGGACGGGCACCCGCTCAGTCCCCTTCGCGGTTCGCAACGGGAACAACCGGTCCGGCTGGGGGCTCGGAGGGCGTTACGGGGCTAGCGCCAGAGGTTCACCTTCATGGGGGCCGGGTTGCCCGGCTGTTTCACTCGCACTTCCAGTGCGCCATCCGCGCCTGTGCCATCCGGCGAGGCGAAGATCAGCATGTACTGGTTGGCGACTTCCACCACTGCCTTCGATGCATCGGCCGCGTCAACGCGCAGCGCATAGATTCCACCGGGGACGCTCCCTGAGGCTCCGCCACTGGTTGTGACGATCAATGCTTTCCGTGGAGTGGACGAGGCCATCAACTGCCGGACCGCCTCGGGCACGGTTCTGGCCTGCGTCAATTCATTGGGAGCCTGTGCGGAAAGATCGGCCAAGGGCGTGTCGCTGACCACCGCGATGGCGGTGGGCTCGCCCGCTGCTGAGAAGCGGGTAATCTCTCTCTTCGCGCCGCCCTCCGCCACCTCGAAGACGCTTTGATCGAGGCCGGTCACGAAGCGGTGGGCCGGATCAGTGACGGTCAGGAGAACCGTCCTTTGAACCGGGGCTTGCTGCGCGAAAACAGGCGCCAGTACGCCAGCAGTGAGAGACAGGGTGACGGCGGCGATGGCGGGCAATCCACCGATGTGGAGACTCCGGGGACAGAAATGGCCTGTCATATGGAATGATTCTGCGTCATTGCCGGCCGCGCGTCCAGAAAAATCCGCGTATTTTTCTGGCGGCCGCATCTTCATTCCGGGAGGCTGCCGTCGATGGGCGCGACCGAGACCCAACGCGGAGCGGCTCCGGCTTGTTGGCGGAGGACCAGATAGAGCTGACCGGCATGATGCTGAACGTGCCGCAGGTTGTACAGCTGCAGCTCGGCCACGTTCATCTTCAGCCAGCTAAAGCCGCAAGGGAGCAGTACCGATTGCTCAGTGAGTTGGCCCACTCGGTCCGCCAGCTTGCGGCGCGTGGCTCCCAAATAGTCCAGCAATTCGTCCTTCGTATAGGGCTGATGGGGCAGCAATCCCTCCGGACTCATCTCGTCCGCCGTAAAAGGTGGAGGCGGCTGGAATCCGGTTGCCGATTCGCTAGAGTACAAATCCAGGAAGAAGATGGTGTGATACGCAACGTACCAGAATCCGACGATGTCTCGATCGTGCCACTCAGGCGGCCGGGCTGAATCGGCCCAGATCTCGTCTGGGCAATCCCGGATCGCCTTCTCAATCATGGCGATTGCCGCTGCGAACTGCCGCAGCAATGACGGCTTCCACCAGCTTTCCAGTTCCATTCATTCCTCCTTCGGCGGCGTCCGCCGCTTGGTGAATCACTGTCCCGCAAGATAGAGGGTGGCATCCCCATTTCGAGAAAGGAAGCTTAGCGGGTATTTCCGCTCGATGAGGTAAGGCGTCAACCAGTCGAACCGGCCTCCGTCTGAAACCACGAGAAATCTCCGGTGGGCGGATTGGAACCGCGCCAACTCCTCAACCCGGAGAGGGACGAACCTCGACAGAATCCTGTTCCCTCGGTCTACGGTGTCGGAGCCGGTAAGCCGGACCGCCGCATCAGGCGCGACGACACACACGAATCGATCGCGCAGAGACGGAGGCGCGTATTGAACGGCTTCCAGATAGAAGGCACCACCAGTGATCACAATCGGGAGGGTCGATTCGTTGCGACCGGCTTCCATCAGATGGGCCCACCACTGGCTCGCCACGTTCGGATCCGCGGCAGCGGGCGGTCTGAGATCAGCAGTGCTCCGCATGGCGAAAACAATAAAAAAGGTAGCGGGAAGGATCAGCAACCGTGCATCGCGCCACCGGTTGCGGAGCAAGTAGACCGCTCCGGAGGCCAGTCCGAAGATGGCCGGCCATCCATAGCGAGGCACGTAGCCGGAGCCCATCAGCATGGTGAGCAGGACCAGGAGTGCGGGGTAACAGAGAAAACCGCAGATGAGCACAACCTCGGGGATCGGGAAATGCGCCTCGGGTGTTGCGTTCCTCCACCGCTGGACCATTTTCGGCAGCGCGACCGCGCACGCAACGAGGATCACGATCGCCAGAATCAGACCCAAATTGACATCGGCATTTACGTAGAGCCGATATGTTGAGAAGATTGTGCCCCAATCGGGCAGCGACCAGAAGCTTCTCCCGAAAATGGCACGAAAATGCATCAGCATGGGCAGGCTCGCCAGGAACGGCGTCGCCGCCAGAAGGAAGGAGCCCCAGACGCCCCAGCGAACACCGCGGGAAAGCACGGTTCGCACAACTTCAGCGAAAGCGAAGATCGACAGGGCGACTACGGCCAGATGATGACAGGCTACAGCGGCCGTGAGGAATGCACAGAAGGCAGCCATCCACACTCGGCTCTCGTCGACCTTCTGCCACAGCACGGCCGCTACCGCAAGGAAGCCGACAATCAGCGCGTACGACCGT is a genomic window containing:
- a CDS encoding DinB family protein, yielding MELESWWKPSLLRQFAAAIAMIEKAIRDCPDEIWADSARPPEWHDRDIVGFWYVAYHTIFFLDLYSSESATGFQPPPPFTADEMSPEGLLPHQPYTKDELLDYLGATRRKLADRVGQLTEQSVLLPCGFSWLKMNVAELQLYNLRHVQHHAGQLYLVLRQQAGAAPRWVSVAPIDGSLPE
- a CDS encoding YciI family protein, giving the protein MMMIKATQESEAGLPPNPELMAAVGKLTEEGVRSGVVVAAGGLSPSSQGARVQAKNGALAILDGPFAETKELIAGFAILEAKTREEAIEQGCIMMQLHLATLGPSYEGECEIRPMFGADVCPAASAA
- a CDS encoding NnrU family protein translates to MRERVVASSIMILAVVFGVGSLALFIGFPVGSVEATTTRWPLVGILLWDGLLSLVFFLQHSGMVRRQFRAKVAGVIPPPYYRAVYTIATGVVLAGVVVLWQPSRDHLLLVPGPLSWAARALILGAVALFLWGAFTLRDLDLFGLGSIRMHLRGGAEPAPVFIVRGPYRWVRHPWYLGAILLFWSSTDITSDRLLFNILWTGWIYVATRWEEADLLKDFGCAYEAYRRQVPMLIPWRRPYAASPAAAAQ
- a CDS encoding DoxX family protein, encoding MEFNTTSTSVSRGRLWAGRAMSGLASLFLLADGVAKLFKPAPVLEGTLQLGYAENVIIPLGIVLTVCTILYVVPRTSLLGALLLTGYLGGAVATHVRVGAPWFPVLFPVMMGTLVWGGLWMRDQRVRELLPLIGGLRQPGTSVEITASHLPQLGQ
- a CDS encoding DUF1801 domain-containing protein; the encoded protein is MKRDSKPPAAVQPDAVEAWAARLDPWQREIFEALCSLVAEEAPSATRLIKWGHPIWDHGGPFVLFKPASRHVTLGFWHGPSLPDPAGLLEGEGGSVRHVKLSALSDLAKFPVRQWIRAAVKFNAEVGDASKRK